A single Microbacterium protaetiae DNA region contains:
- a CDS encoding sensor histidine kinase produces MHEPATGPLGVDRTRERSALLNQLMLACVVLVVTFLVLAGEFPGDVALFFAGALGVFVMTGVTLVVPWDRVAPPWLALVPAVDILAIGAMRISSTLSGFGLLWVFPAMWLAAGFGVAGIIGGTVASTGLFALAVAHDYHAGVEYGTLLFPLTVLAVSLVTFVTARRSSAQRALLDRQARVLVDALQRTRQQEQELAEVLDAVDFGVVRIEADGAVAVANDAHERLQHALGDDAPDAYGPDGTTQLAPPELPLARARRGEAFDHQLVWFGPPDGRRQALSVTARRLRLPSGADVGAVVVSSDVTAEMTALRARDELVASVSHELRTPLTSILGFLDLVLEDPTVPAEARARVEVAERNAERLLKIIGDILAASQRTHDATTQLSIEPVEADVAEIVRRAAESAMPRARERGIEVDDTDVRPVHAVVDPSRLRQVLDNLIANAIAYNRERGRVKLATHGFGSDVRITVHDTGIGVTAADLPQLFQRFYRARAVREAHLPGTGLGLAISRDIVRAHDGDISVESTPGVGTTFTVRLPKGGPSSQERIDES; encoded by the coding sequence ATGCACGAGCCTGCGACCGGGCCGCTGGGGGTCGACCGCACACGCGAGCGCAGCGCGCTGCTGAACCAGCTGATGCTGGCCTGTGTCGTTCTGGTGGTCACGTTCCTGGTGCTGGCGGGTGAATTTCCCGGCGATGTCGCTTTGTTCTTCGCGGGCGCGCTGGGGGTGTTCGTCATGACGGGGGTCACCCTGGTCGTGCCATGGGACCGCGTGGCACCGCCCTGGCTGGCACTCGTGCCGGCCGTCGACATCCTGGCGATCGGCGCTATGCGCATCTCGAGCACGCTGTCGGGGTTCGGCCTGTTGTGGGTCTTTCCGGCGATGTGGCTGGCGGCGGGGTTCGGTGTGGCCGGCATCATCGGGGGAACGGTGGCCAGCACGGGGCTGTTCGCCCTCGCCGTCGCGCACGACTATCACGCGGGCGTCGAGTACGGCACACTGCTGTTCCCGTTGACGGTGCTGGCGGTGAGCCTGGTGACGTTCGTGACTGCGCGGCGCTCGAGCGCGCAGCGCGCTCTGCTGGACCGACAGGCACGCGTGCTCGTGGATGCGCTGCAGCGCACCCGGCAACAGGAGCAGGAACTGGCCGAGGTGCTCGACGCCGTCGACTTCGGCGTCGTGCGGATCGAGGCAGACGGCGCGGTGGCCGTTGCCAACGACGCGCACGAGCGTTTGCAGCACGCGCTCGGCGACGATGCTCCCGACGCCTACGGACCTGACGGCACCACGCAGCTCGCGCCGCCCGAGCTGCCGTTGGCCCGGGCGCGGCGCGGTGAGGCATTCGATCATCAGCTGGTCTGGTTCGGCCCGCCCGACGGGCGCCGGCAGGCGCTGAGCGTGACGGCACGGCGGCTCAGGCTGCCGAGCGGGGCCGATGTCGGGGCCGTCGTCGTCTCCAGCGACGTCACCGCCGAGATGACGGCGTTGCGCGCGCGCGATGAACTCGTCGCCTCTGTTTCGCACGAACTGCGCACACCGCTCACATCGATCCTCGGCTTTCTCGACCTTGTCTTGGAAGACCCCACCGTTCCCGCCGAGGCACGGGCCCGGGTCGAGGTCGCCGAGCGCAACGCCGAGCGGCTGTTGAAGATCATCGGCGACATCCTGGCCGCTTCGCAGCGCACCCACGACGCCACCACGCAACTGAGCATCGAACCGGTCGAGGCCGATGTCGCCGAGATCGTGCGGCGCGCCGCGGAGTCGGCGATGCCGCGTGCGCGGGAGCGCGGCATCGAGGTGGATGACACCGACGTCCGGCCGGTGCACGCTGTCGTGGATCCTTCGCGGCTGCGGCAGGTGCTGGACAACCTCATCGCCAACGCCATCGCCTACAACCGCGAGCGGGGCAGGGTCAAGCTGGCCACGCACGGCTTCGGCTCCGATGTCCGGATCACCGTCCACGACACCGGGATCGGTGTCACTGCCGCCGATCTGCCGCAGCTCTTTCAGCGGTTCTATCGCGCGCGCGCCGTGCGGGAAGCCCATCTTCCCGGCACCGGACTGGGGCTGGCGATCAGCCGTGACATCGTGCGGGCGCATGATGGCGACATCTCGGTGGAGAGCACCCCCGGGGTGGGCACGACGTTCACCGTACGGTTGCCGAAGGGTGGCCCGAGCAGCCAGGAGCGCATCGATGAATCTTGA
- the rpsA gene encoding 30S ribosomal protein S1, whose product MTTATTAPATTQVAINDIGSAEDFLAAVEKTLKFFNDGDLIEGTVVKIDRDEVLLDVGYKTEGVIPSRELSIKHDVDPNEVVNVGDQVEALVLQKEDKEGRLILSKKRAQYERAWGDVEKIKENDGVVTGQVIEVVKGGLIVDIGLRGFLPASLIELRRVRDLTPYLGQELEAKILELDKNRNNVVLSRRALLEQTQSESRTNFLNNLHKGQIRKGTVSSIVNFGAFVDLGGVDGLVHVSELSWKHIEHASEVVEVGQEVTVEVLEVDLDRERVSLSLKATQEDPWQVFARTHAIGQIAPGKVTKLVPFGAFVRVADGIEGLVHISELSGKHVELAEQVVSVGEEVFVKVIDIDLERRRISLSLKQANDAVDPFGTEFDPALYGMATEYDENGEYKFPEGFDSETNQWKEGFDEQREKWEQEYAAAQARWEAHKAQVAKAAEAEATGFGAAEASSSFSSESTPGGTLADDEALAALREKLSGN is encoded by the coding sequence ATGACTACCGCAACGACCGCCCCGGCCACCACGCAGGTCGCCATCAACGACATCGGATCTGCTGAGGACTTCCTGGCCGCGGTCGAGAAGACCCTGAAGTTCTTCAACGACGGCGACCTCATCGAAGGCACCGTGGTGAAGATCGACCGCGACGAGGTGCTCCTCGACGTCGGGTACAAGACCGAGGGCGTGATCCCCTCGCGTGAGCTTTCGATCAAGCACGACGTCGACCCCAACGAGGTCGTCAACGTCGGCGACCAGGTCGAGGCCCTGGTCCTTCAGAAGGAGGACAAGGAAGGCCGCCTGATCCTCTCCAAGAAGCGCGCCCAGTACGAGCGTGCCTGGGGCGACGTCGAGAAGATCAAGGAGAACGACGGTGTCGTGACCGGTCAGGTGATCGAGGTCGTCAAGGGCGGCCTCATCGTCGACATCGGGCTGCGCGGCTTCCTGCCCGCCTCGCTCATCGAGCTGCGCCGCGTGCGCGACCTGACCCCGTACCTGGGCCAGGAGCTGGAGGCGAAGATCCTCGAGCTCGACAAGAACCGCAACAACGTCGTGCTGTCGCGCCGCGCCCTGCTCGAGCAGACGCAGTCCGAGTCCCGCACGAACTTCCTCAACAACCTGCACAAGGGTCAGATCCGCAAGGGCACGGTCTCGTCGATCGTCAACTTCGGCGCGTTCGTCGACCTGGGCGGCGTCGACGGTCTGGTGCACGTCTCCGAACTCAGCTGGAAGCACATCGAGCACGCCAGCGAGGTCGTCGAGGTGGGCCAGGAGGTCACGGTCGAGGTTCTCGAGGTCGATCTCGACCGTGAGCGCGTCTCGCTGTCGCTGAAGGCGACGCAGGAGGACCCGTGGCAGGTCTTCGCCCGCACGCACGCGATCGGCCAGATCGCACCGGGCAAGGTCACCAAGCTCGTTCCGTTCGGCGCGTTCGTGCGTGTGGCAGACGGCATCGAGGGCCTCGTGCACATCTCGGAGCTGTCGGGCAAGCACGTCGAGCTGGCAGAGCAGGTCGTGTCGGTGGGCGAAGAGGTCTTCGTCAAGGTCATCGACATCGACCTCGAGCGTCGCCGCATCTCGCTCTCGCTCAAGCAGGCGAACGACGCCGTCGACCCGTTCGGCACCGAGTTCGACCCGGCCCTCTACGGCATGGCCACCGAGTACGACGAGAACGGGGAGTACAAGTTCCCCGAGGGCTTCGACTCGGAGACCAACCAGTGGAAGGAAGGCTTCGACGAGCAGCGCGAGAAGTGGGAGCAGGAATACGCTGCCGCCCAGGCGCGCTGGGAGGCCCACAAGGCTCAGGTCGCGAAGGCGGCCGAGGCCGAGGCCACCGGCTTCGGCGCCGCCGAGGCGTCGTCGTCGTTCTCCAGCGAGTCCACTCCGGGTGGCACGCTGGCCGACGACGAGGCTCTCGCCGCACTGCGTGAGAAGCTCTCGGGCAACTGA
- a CDS encoding STM3941 family protein, which produces MADSADALTIVSSRRNLVVLLVICVLFTAMGIVVLALAPTKTLNLVVGIAAIGFFGFGGGVSLIGQWRRSVVLVADDSGIRITGAGRIPWADVDRIGATGEGLGIRLRRYDTFLSTAPAKAEHTAATLRAGRTQHAGYDLVFAERFLDRSPGEAARDLQRRRPVS; this is translated from the coding sequence GTGGCCGATTCCGCTGATGCCCTCACCATCGTCTCTTCCCGCCGCAATCTCGTCGTCCTCCTCGTGATCTGCGTGCTCTTCACCGCAATGGGGATCGTCGTGCTGGCGCTGGCGCCGACCAAGACGCTCAACCTCGTCGTCGGCATCGCCGCAATCGGCTTCTTCGGGTTCGGCGGGGGCGTTTCGCTGATCGGCCAGTGGCGTCGTTCCGTGGTGCTGGTCGCCGACGACTCCGGCATTCGGATCACCGGAGCCGGCCGTATCCCCTGGGCCGACGTCGACCGGATCGGCGCGACCGGCGAGGGGCTCGGCATCCGGCTGCGCCGCTACGACACGTTCCTGTCCACCGCTCCCGCCAAGGCCGAACACACCGCCGCCACGCTGCGTGCCGGGCGCACCCAGCACGCCGGCTACGATCTTGTCTTCGCCGAGCGCTTCCTGGACCGCTCGCCCGGTGAGGCCGCCCGCGATCTGCAGCGCCGACGTCCGGTCAGCTGA
- a CDS encoding FUSC family protein — MLVLLATGRLDLLGAAAFGAFAAVFGRDLAPVARLRVQAITGAGLTAAVTVGLAAAHLPLRPWSSTLVVVLVAVAATVLGNVVRWKPAGPLFFVFASGAFASGPALGGWASALVVAVTAGTASFAVLVGMAGAVVRGRGRLRGGPRQAPWHGTWRDAAGGGVLVDVVVASSLAGAVAIGLGLHHVYWAVLSAVVPASVSLRGPWLVRGTLRVVGTAAGLVVAAALLMLQLPGWALVPVALGLQLGTEMFVQRNYGVAMLFITPLALLIGNAARPGPMGELLSDRFWGTAVGIGIGLAVLGVRALSVRADQTVLS, encoded by the coding sequence ATGCTCGTGCTTCTGGCGACCGGGCGGCTCGACCTTCTCGGCGCCGCCGCCTTCGGCGCCTTCGCCGCCGTGTTCGGCCGCGACCTCGCCCCCGTGGCGCGGCTTCGCGTGCAGGCGATCACCGGGGCGGGTCTGACCGCGGCGGTGACCGTCGGGTTGGCGGCGGCGCACCTGCCGCTGCGCCCGTGGTCGAGCACCCTGGTGGTGGTCCTGGTCGCGGTGGCGGCGACCGTGCTCGGCAACGTCGTGCGGTGGAAGCCGGCGGGGCCGCTGTTCTTCGTCTTCGCCTCGGGCGCCTTCGCGTCGGGACCGGCGCTGGGCGGCTGGGCGTCGGCGCTCGTGGTCGCGGTGACCGCCGGCACCGCGAGCTTTGCGGTGCTCGTGGGCATGGCGGGAGCCGTGGTGCGGGGGCGAGGCCGCCTGCGCGGAGGACCGCGGCAGGCGCCCTGGCACGGGACGTGGCGGGATGCCGCCGGAGGTGGCGTGCTCGTCGACGTCGTGGTGGCGTCGTCGCTGGCCGGTGCCGTGGCGATAGGTCTGGGACTTCATCACGTCTATTGGGCCGTGCTCTCGGCGGTCGTACCGGCGTCTGTCTCGCTGCGCGGGCCGTGGCTGGTGCGCGGGACGCTGCGGGTGGTGGGCACGGCGGCCGGTCTTGTCGTGGCCGCGGCCCTTCTGATGCTGCAGCTGCCGGGATGGGCCCTGGTGCCGGTCGCGCTCGGGCTGCAGCTGGGTACGGAGATGTTCGTGCAGCGCAACTACGGTGTCGCGATGCTTTTCATCACGCCCCTGGCGCTGCTGATCGGCAACGCCGCACGCCCGGGTCCGATGGGCGAACTGCTGTCGGACCGCTTCTGGGGCACGGCCGTGGGTATCGGAATCGGCCTGGCGGTGCTGGGCGTGCGCGCTCTTTCGGTGCGTGCGGACCAGACCGTGCTCAGCTGA